The proteins below come from a single Salinilacihabitans rarus genomic window:
- a CDS encoding helix-hairpin-helix domain-containing protein, translating to MAIIQKLKSMLGLDDSGANRDRPRDVGVTVEREREQSPDSSNGASGETVVPSSVTEAESEQADETETETEEEAEPETEEEAEPETEEEAEPETEEETETETEEEAEPEVEEEAEAETEPEVEEETEPEVEEEAEPEVEEETEPEVEEEAEAEVEEETETETEPEVEEETEPEVEEETEADASAEDAAADEEADESATADDAEPEDEPEPVPVDELKGIGPAYADRLTDAGIETVSDLAAADADELAGDTDISEKRVQGWIDRAKSQ from the coding sequence ATGGCGATCATCCAGAAACTGAAGTCGATGCTCGGACTAGACGACTCGGGTGCGAATCGCGACCGACCGCGCGACGTTGGCGTGACGGTCGAGCGAGAGCGCGAGCAGAGCCCCGACTCGTCGAACGGCGCGAGCGGCGAGACGGTCGTTCCGAGCAGCGTCACGGAAGCCGAGAGCGAGCAAGCGGACGAGACGGAAACCGAGACCGAGGAGGAGGCCGAACCCGAGACCGAGGAGGAGGCCGAACCCGAGACCGAGGAGGAGGCCGAACCCGAGACCGAGGAGGAGACGGAAACCGAGACCGAGGAGGAGGCCGAACCCGAGGTCGAGGAAGAAGCCGAAGCCGAGACGGAACCTGAGGTCGAGGAAGAGACCGAACCCGAAGTCGAGGAGGAGGCCGAACCCGAGGTCGAGGAGGAGACGGAACCTGAGGTCGAGGAAGAAGCCGAGGCCGAGGTCGAGGAGGAGACGGAAACCGAGACCGAACCCGAAGTCGAGGAAGAGACCGAACCCGAAGTCGAGGAGGAGACGGAAGCCGACGCGTCCGCGGAAGACGCGGCGGCCGACGAGGAGGCCGACGAATCCGCGACGGCCGACGACGCGGAACCCGAGGACGAACCCGAACCCGTCCCCGTCGACGAACTCAAGGGGATCGGGCCGGCCTACGCCGACCGGCTGACCGACGCCGGCATCGAGACGGTGAGCGACCTCGCGGCGGCCGACGCGGACGAACTCGCCGGGGACACGGACATCTCCGAGAAGCGCGTCCAGGGCTGGATCGACCGCGCGAAGTCCCAGTAA
- the pabB gene encoding aminodeoxychorismate synthase, component I, with protein MTDPRVVTTPSAFRRVAADAADGARVPVEVRVTVPDPFLAYRRARDGPGGAFLETTGGQSGWGYFGVDPVDRLTVGPDAVARGDEASPTLAALEGLLAGEPLARGDCDVPCPCGAVGWLSYDIARELETLPGDAADDRGLPRLEVRVYDRLAAWEAPADGDVTLRIAACPRVPADADLDSIYERGRERALALARAALTGDPAVGDPPVAATEATFRSECGRAAFADRVRRVKEYVRAGDTFQTNVSQRLVAPAAVHPVDAYDALRRVNPAPYSCLLEFRAADIVSASPELLLERDGAFVRTEPIAGTRPRGETPEEDADLEADLRSDGKERAEHAMLVDLERNDLGKVCEFGSVEVAEYRRVDRYSAVMHLVSEVTGRLRADATLADAIAAVFPGGTITGAPKPRTMEIVDELEATRRGPYTGSVGLFGFDGRATLNIVIRTLVRHAAEYHLRVGAGIVHDSDPDREYDETLAKGRALLDAVDAALGERAAMALAADGGESGGVADE; from the coding sequence ATGACCGACCCGCGCGTCGTCACGACCCCGTCCGCGTTCCGCCGCGTCGCCGCCGACGCCGCGGACGGCGCACGCGTCCCCGTCGAGGTTCGGGTTACCGTCCCCGACCCCTTCCTCGCCTACCGCCGGGCCCGCGACGGCCCCGGCGGCGCCTTCCTCGAGACGACCGGCGGCCAGTCGGGGTGGGGCTACTTCGGCGTCGACCCCGTCGACCGGCTGACGGTCGGCCCCGACGCGGTCGCCCGCGGCGACGAGGCGTCGCCGACGCTCGCCGCGCTGGAGGGGTTGCTCGCGGGCGAACCCCTCGCCCGCGGCGACTGCGACGTCCCCTGTCCCTGCGGCGCCGTCGGCTGGCTCTCCTACGATATCGCCCGCGAACTCGAGACCCTGCCCGGCGACGCCGCGGACGACCGCGGCCTGCCCCGTCTGGAGGTCCGCGTCTACGACCGCCTCGCGGCGTGGGAGGCGCCGGCCGACGGCGACGTCACGCTCCGGATCGCCGCGTGTCCGCGCGTCCCCGCCGACGCCGACCTCGATTCGATCTACGAGCGCGGCCGCGAGCGGGCGCTCGCGCTCGCACGGGCGGCCCTGACCGGCGACCCCGCCGTCGGCGACCCACCCGTCGCGGCGACCGAGGCGACCTTCCGGAGCGAGTGCGGCCGGGCGGCGTTCGCCGACCGCGTCCGCCGGGTCAAAGAGTACGTCCGCGCTGGCGACACCTTCCAGACGAACGTCTCCCAGCGACTGGTCGCGCCCGCGGCGGTCCACCCGGTCGACGCCTACGACGCCCTCCGGCGGGTGAACCCGGCGCCGTACTCCTGTCTGCTCGAGTTCCGCGCGGCCGACATCGTGAGCGCGAGCCCCGAACTGCTGCTCGAACGCGACGGCGCGTTCGTCCGCACCGAACCCATCGCCGGCACCCGCCCCCGCGGCGAGACGCCCGAGGAGGACGCGGATCTGGAGGCCGACCTGCGTTCCGACGGGAAGGAGCGCGCCGAGCACGCGATGCTGGTCGACCTCGAACGCAACGACCTCGGGAAGGTCTGCGAGTTCGGCTCCGTCGAGGTCGCGGAGTACCGGCGGGTCGACCGCTACTCGGCGGTGATGCACCTCGTCTCGGAGGTGACCGGCCGCCTGCGCGCGGACGCGACGCTCGCAGACGCCATCGCGGCGGTCTTCCCCGGCGGGACGATCACCGGCGCGCCCAAACCGCGGACGATGGAGATCGTCGACGAACTCGAAGCGACCCGTCGGGGGCCGTACACCGGCAGCGTCGGCCTCTTCGGCTTCGACGGCCGGGCGACGCTGAACATCGTCATCCGGACGCTCGTGCGCCACGCCGCGGAGTACCACCTCCGGGTCGGCGCGGGAATCGTCCACGACTCCGACCCCGACCGCGAGTACGACGAGACGCTCGCGAAGGGCCGCGCGCTGCTCGACGCCGTCGACGCGGCCCTCGGCGAGCGGGCGGCGATGGCGCTGGCGGCCGACGGCGGCGAGTCGGGAGGTGTCGCGGATGAGTGA
- a CDS encoding anthranilate synthase component II, translated as MSETRILVVDNYDSFAYNLVQYVGEVADEVVVRRNDEVDVADVRALDPTGVVVSPGPGTPEEAGVSIPLFAETAYPILGVCLGHQALCAAAGASVVRAPEVVHGKPSTVVHDGEGIFAGLPERFRVGRYHSLAVARETLPDVLCETASTADGRGVPMAVRHREKPHVGVQFHPESILTREAAEPNRGESISLDVGKTMIRNFCSFAARPAAIEGGG; from the coding sequence ATGAGTGAGACGCGGATCCTCGTCGTGGACAACTACGACTCGTTCGCGTACAACCTCGTCCAGTACGTGGGCGAGGTCGCCGACGAGGTGGTCGTCCGACGCAACGACGAGGTCGACGTCGCGGACGTGCGCGCCCTCGACCCGACCGGCGTCGTCGTCTCGCCGGGCCCCGGCACCCCCGAGGAGGCGGGGGTCTCGATCCCGCTGTTCGCCGAGACCGCGTATCCGATCCTCGGGGTCTGCCTCGGCCACCAGGCGCTCTGTGCGGCCGCGGGCGCGTCGGTCGTCCGCGCCCCGGAGGTCGTCCACGGCAAGCCCTCGACCGTCGTCCACGACGGTGAGGGGATCTTCGCGGGGCTGCCGGAGCGCTTCCGGGTGGGCCGGTACCACTCGCTCGCGGTCGCGCGGGAAACCCTCCCCGACGTCCTGTGCGAGACCGCCAGCACGGCCGACGGGCGCGGCGTCCCGATGGCGGTCCGCCACCGCGAGAAGCCCCACGTCGGCGTGCAGTTCCACCCGGAGAGCATCCTGACGCGGGAGGCCGCGGAACCGAACCGGGGCGAGAGCATCTCGCTCGACGTCGGAAAGACGATGATCCGGAACTTCTGTTCGTTCGCGGCGCGTCCGGCCGCGATCGAGGGCGGGGGGTGA
- a CDS encoding aminotransferase class IV — MADDRLYHVDGDLVPASEATVRVDDRGFRYGDAAFETLRAYGGEVFAWEAHADRLDRTCEALSLDHGLSRADLRDRIDETLAANDLRDAYVRLSITRGVQPGKLAPRPEVDPTVVVYTNPLPRGGRAGEAVWDGPATLETVETRRIPDAAVPSAAKTHNYLNGILARAELGDADEALLCDLDGSVAEGATSNVFFVREDGLHTPTTDGPVLPGITRDIVLELAAEADVPTHEGRYDPADVRGAEEVFLTNTTWEVRPVAAVDGVAVERGPVTDLLARLYDERVEAACYR; from the coding sequence GTGGCCGACGACCGCCTGTACCACGTCGACGGCGACCTCGTCCCGGCGAGCGAGGCGACGGTGCGCGTCGACGACCGCGGCTTCCGGTACGGCGACGCCGCCTTCGAGACCCTGCGGGCCTACGGCGGCGAGGTCTTCGCGTGGGAGGCCCACGCCGACCGCCTCGACCGGACCTGCGAGGCGCTCTCGCTCGACCACGGCCTCTCGCGGGCGGACCTCCGCGACCGCATCGACGAGACGCTGGCGGCCAACGACCTCCGGGACGCCTACGTCAGGCTGTCGATCACCCGCGGCGTCCAGCCCGGCAAACTCGCCCCCCGGCCCGAGGTCGACCCGACGGTCGTCGTCTACACGAACCCGCTCCCGCGCGGCGGCCGCGCGGGCGAGGCCGTCTGGGACGGGCCGGCGACCCTCGAAACCGTCGAGACGCGCCGAATTCCCGACGCCGCGGTCCCGTCGGCGGCGAAGACGCACAACTACCTCAACGGCATCCTCGCACGGGCGGAACTCGGGGACGCCGACGAGGCGCTGCTGTGTGACCTCGACGGCTCCGTCGCGGAGGGGGCGACGAGCAACGTCTTCTTCGTCCGCGAGGACGGCCTGCACACGCCGACGACCGACGGCCCGGTCCTCCCGGGGATCACGCGCGACATCGTCCTCGAACTGGCGGCCGAGGCGGACGTGCCGACCCACGAAGGGCGGTACGACCCCGCGGACGTCCGCGGGGCCGAGGAGGTCTTCCTGACGAACACCACCTGGGAGGTCCGACCCGTCGCGGCCGTCGACGGGGTCGCCGTCGAGCGTGGCCCCGTGACGGACCTGCTGGCGCGGCTGTACGACGAGCGCGTCGAGGCGGCGTGTTATCGGTAG
- a CDS encoding TIGR00341 family protein encodes MRYLEIMVPEGKRRVVLDVLEDEGVEYVVSDVTSDRGYTAVVRFPLPARAVEPVLDRLRQAGISDEASVIVIDAETVISDRFSALRDRYTLGGRRGVRTSRQVLRTKADELTPAFPIFAVMLLISAVVATAGLLADSPAVVIGAMVIAPLLGPALAASVGIVTGDAALRTTGFAYQIVGVATVIVASVGLATLARFAGLEPGGVDIVVATELEERVSPNLFSLAVALGAGIAGILSLTRGFSEAIVGVMIAAALIPPSAAVGITVAWGMYGAAVGAAILVVVNLLSINFTALATLWIAGYRPQGLFEVSPTRRPTYAYAAVFGVALLALAAPLAGVTLLDFQTTGIESTAEEDAAAVLEEPRYEGVTLELVAVELDDDYPLRSVDRVVVTVAAPEPGPEPGLADRLHREIAADVDEPIDVEVQYVVVERRSGDAGEPLVVDGAGGGPIDRGPSSAAADRREP; translated from the coding sequence ATGCGCTACCTCGAAATCATGGTTCCCGAGGGGAAGCGACGGGTCGTCCTCGACGTCCTCGAGGACGAGGGCGTCGAGTACGTCGTCAGCGACGTGACAAGCGACCGGGGGTACACCGCAGTCGTCCGGTTTCCCCTCCCGGCGCGGGCGGTCGAACCGGTGCTCGATCGGCTCCGGCAGGCCGGCATAAGCGACGAGGCCAGCGTGATCGTGATCGACGCCGAGACGGTCATCTCCGACCGGTTCTCCGCGCTCCGGGACCGGTACACTCTCGGCGGCCGGCGAGGCGTACGCACCTCGCGGCAGGTGCTCCGCACCAAGGCCGACGAACTCACGCCCGCGTTCCCCATCTTCGCGGTGATGTTGCTCATCAGCGCCGTCGTCGCCACCGCGGGACTGCTCGCGGACTCGCCGGCGGTCGTGATCGGCGCGATGGTGATCGCGCCGCTGCTCGGGCCGGCGCTGGCCGCCAGCGTCGGCATCGTCACCGGCGACGCCGCCCTCAGGACGACCGGCTTCGCCTACCAGATCGTCGGGGTCGCGACCGTCATCGTCGCCTCGGTCGGCCTCGCCACTCTCGCCCGGTTCGCCGGCCTCGAACCCGGGGGCGTCGACATCGTCGTCGCCACCGAACTCGAGGAGCGGGTCTCGCCGAACCTGTTCTCGCTCGCGGTCGCGCTGGGCGCCGGGATCGCCGGCATCCTCAGCCTCACGCGGGGCTTCTCGGAGGCCATCGTCGGCGTGATGATCGCCGCCGCGCTCATCCCGCCCTCGGCCGCGGTCGGGATCACGGTCGCGTGGGGGATGTACGGCGCGGCGGTCGGCGCCGCCATCCTCGTGGTCGTGAACCTGCTGTCGATCAACTTCACCGCGCTGGCGACGCTGTGGATCGCCGGCTACCGCCCGCAGGGGCTGTTCGAGGTGTCGCCGACCCGCCGGCCGACGTACGCGTACGCCGCGGTCTTCGGCGTCGCGTTGCTCGCGCTCGCGGCGCCGCTGGCCGGCGTCACCCTGCTCGACTTCCAGACGACCGGGATCGAGTCGACCGCCGAGGAGGACGCCGCCGCGGTCCTCGAGGAACCCCGTTACGAGGGGGTCACCCTCGAACTCGTGGCGGTGGAACTCGACGACGACTACCCCCTGCGGTCGGTCGACCGCGTCGTCGTCACCGTCGCCGCGCCCGAACCCGGCCCGGAGCCCGGACTCGCCGACCGCCTCCACCGGGAGATCGCCGCCGACGTCGACGAACCGATCGACGTCGAGGTGCAGTACGTCGTCGTCGAGCGCCGGAGCGGCGACGCCGGCGAACCGCTCGTCGTCGACGGCGCAGGCGGGGGCCCGATCGATCGGGGGCCGTCGTCCGCAGCCGCCGACCGACGTGAACCGTAG
- a CDS encoding DUF2243 domain-containing protein encodes MADSDGDDTWLGVRERARPLVRAGVVLGIGLGGFVDGIVLHQILQWHHMLSAWTDPTVLGDLRLNVLADGLFHAATYLFTVAGVVLLWRAWRRPDVPPSGRILLGSTVAGWGVFNLVEGVVNHHLLGVHHVWPAGPGSVFLWDVGFLLSGVAFLLGGYAVVRSDDAAAPARGDPARASGANVDE; translated from the coding sequence ATGGCCGACAGCGACGGCGACGACACGTGGCTGGGCGTCCGCGAGCGCGCGCGGCCGCTCGTCCGGGCGGGAGTCGTCCTCGGGATCGGACTCGGCGGCTTCGTCGACGGCATCGTCCTCCACCAGATCCTCCAGTGGCACCACATGCTCTCGGCGTGGACCGATCCGACGGTCCTCGGCGACCTCCGGCTGAACGTGCTGGCCGACGGTCTCTTCCACGCCGCGACGTACCTCTTCACCGTCGCCGGCGTCGTCCTGCTCTGGCGGGCGTGGCGCCGCCCCGACGTCCCACCCTCGGGGCGGATACTGCTGGGATCGACGGTCGCCGGCTGGGGCGTCTTCAACCTCGTCGAGGGAGTCGTGAACCACCACCTGCTGGGCGTCCACCACGTCTGGCCCGCGGGGCCGGGCAGCGTCTTCCTCTGGGACGTCGGGTTCCTGCTCTCGGGCGTCGCCTTCCTCCTCGGCGGGTACGCCGTCGTCAGGAGCGACGACGCGGCCGCGCCGGCCCGCGGCGACCCCGCCCGCGCGTCGGGGGCGAACGTCGACGAGTGA
- a CDS encoding saccharopine dehydrogenase family protein gives MDTLLVYGSYGYTGRLIAREAVSRGGSPVVAGRDRNRVAAQADALGVEGRAFDLDAAAEHVGEFDAVVHCAGPFVDTSDPMVDACLETGTDYLDLTGEFRVFDRLADRDADAREAGVTLLPGVGFDVVPSDCLAAFLAERLPTADDLALGIAGSGSLSRGTALTAVEHLGTGGVVRRNGRLVRVPAAYDVREIDFGRGPTPAVTIPWGDVVTAYHSTGIENVAVYAAASRRAIRALSAADALGWLLGSTPVKRALERLVEARVDGPDEEERERGSAVVWGAVTDGDRRVAARLHTPDPYALTADAAVSAAWRVLDDDVDAGFRTPSTAFGPEFALELDGVERELLDPVGTA, from the coding sequence ATGGACACCCTCCTCGTCTACGGGTCGTACGGCTACACCGGCCGACTGATCGCCCGCGAGGCCGTTTCGCGGGGCGGCTCGCCGGTCGTCGCCGGCCGGGACCGGAACCGCGTCGCCGCGCAGGCCGACGCCCTCGGCGTCGAGGGGCGGGCGTTCGACCTCGACGCGGCCGCCGAACACGTCGGCGAGTTCGACGCCGTCGTCCACTGTGCGGGGCCGTTCGTCGACACCAGCGACCCGATGGTCGACGCCTGCCTCGAAACGGGCACCGACTACCTCGACCTCACCGGCGAGTTCCGGGTGTTCGATCGGCTCGCGGACCGCGACGCGGACGCCCGGGAGGCCGGCGTGACGCTGCTGCCCGGCGTCGGCTTCGACGTCGTCCCCTCGGACTGTCTGGCCGCCTTCCTCGCCGAGCGGCTGCCGACGGCGGACGACCTCGCGCTGGGAATCGCCGGTTCGGGCTCGCTCTCGCGGGGAACGGCGCTCACGGCGGTCGAACACCTCGGGACCGGCGGGGTGGTCCGGCGAAACGGCCGACTCGTCCGCGTGCCGGCGGCCTACGACGTCCGCGAGATCGACTTCGGACGCGGCCCGACGCCGGCGGTCACGATCCCGTGGGGCGACGTCGTCACCGCGTACCACAGCACGGGGATCGAGAACGTCGCCGTCTACGCCGCCGCCTCCCGGCGGGCGATCCGCGCGCTGTCCGCCGCCGACGCCCTCGGCTGGCTGCTCGGCTCGACGCCGGTGAAACGCGCCCTCGAACGGCTCGTCGAGGCCCGCGTCGACGGGCCGGACGAGGAGGAACGCGAGCGCGGATCGGCCGTCGTCTGGGGCGCGGTCACCGACGGCGACAGACGGGTCGCCGCGCGGTTGCACACGCCCGACCCGTACGCGCTCACCGCGGACGCGGCGGTGTCGGCCGCGTGGCGCGTGCTGGACGACGACGTCGACGCCGGCTTTCGGACGCCGTCGACCGCGTTCGGCCCCGAGTTCGCCCTCGAACTCGACGGCGTCGAGCGCGAACTCCTCGACCCGGTCGGGACCGCCTGA
- a CDS encoding DUF7344 domain-containing protein, translating to MTATPDSDAEFDAADFVRTVLDWLDRREEGAETIDRTFRLLGHHRRRHLLAVMYQYDQELTLPDAAEEVARLETDRRVAEISAERVADVYISLYHDHLPRLTRAGLLEYDQERDLVAPAAL from the coding sequence ATGACTGCCACGCCCGACTCCGACGCCGAGTTCGACGCCGCCGACTTCGTCAGGACGGTCCTCGACTGGCTCGACCGCCGCGAGGAGGGTGCCGAGACGATCGATCGGACGTTCCGGCTGCTGGGCCACCACCGGCGCCGACACCTGCTCGCGGTGATGTACCAGTACGACCAGGAACTGACGCTGCCGGACGCCGCCGAGGAGGTCGCCCGACTGGAGACCGACCGGCGGGTCGCGGAGATATCCGCCGAGCGCGTCGCCGACGTCTACATCTCGCTGTACCACGACCACCTGCCGCGGCTGACCCGTGCCGGCCTCCTCGAGTACGATCAGGAACGCGACCTCGTCGCGCCGGCGGCGCTGTAA
- a CDS encoding transcriptional regulator — MREADATTRKRLADALREAPATPSALADRFDLTPNAVVRHVEHVARSVEGNGERLLVAPPTCRDCGFDEFDDLLNLPSRCPACKSEAVSEPTFTVESG, encoded by the coding sequence ATGCGCGAAGCCGACGCGACGACCCGCAAGCGACTCGCCGACGCCCTCCGCGAGGCACCCGCGACGCCCAGCGCGCTCGCCGATCGGTTCGACCTGACGCCGAACGCGGTCGTCCGCCACGTCGAACACGTCGCCCGCTCGGTCGAAGGCAACGGCGAGCGACTGCTCGTCGCGCCGCCGACCTGTCGCGACTGCGGCTTCGACGAGTTCGACGACCTGCTGAACCTGCCGTCGCGCTGTCCCGCCTGCAAGAGCGAGGCCGTCTCGGAGCCGACGTTCACGGTCGAGAGCGGGTGA
- a CDS encoding sugar phosphate nucleotidyltransferase, producing the protein MKAVVLAGGYATRLWPITKHRPKMFLPIGNSTVVDRIFAELEADERIDEVFVSTNERFAPEFEAHLAENAFEKPTLSVEETTAEDEKFGVVGALAQLVEREGVDDDLLVIAGDNLMSFAVSDFLDYFEATGTPTLAAYDVGSREKAKSYGLVELDGNRVVDFQEKPDDPKSTLVSIACYAFPSEHLSLLPTYLEDGNNPDEPGWFVQWLQDREPTHAYTFEGAWFDIGTPESYLDAVGWHLDGDSLVAESATLDGASIGENVHVMEGATIEESNLDHAVIFPDATVRNGDIRRSIIDEGTHLENLDLAGALIGAHTTIRNGTPE; encoded by the coding sequence ATGAAGGCCGTGGTTCTCGCCGGCGGATACGCGACCCGGTTGTGGCCCATCACCAAACACCGGCCCAAGATGTTCCTTCCCATCGGAAACTCGACGGTCGTCGACCGCATCTTCGCCGAACTCGAGGCCGACGAGCGAATCGACGAGGTGTTCGTCAGCACGAACGAGCGGTTCGCGCCGGAGTTCGAGGCCCACCTCGCAGAGAACGCGTTCGAGAAGCCGACGCTGTCGGTCGAGGAGACGACCGCCGAAGACGAGAAGTTCGGCGTCGTCGGCGCGCTCGCCCAGCTAGTCGAGCGCGAGGGGGTCGACGACGACCTGCTCGTGATCGCCGGCGACAACCTCATGAGCTTCGCCGTGTCGGACTTCCTCGACTACTTCGAGGCGACGGGAACGCCGACGCTCGCCGCGTACGACGTCGGCTCGCGGGAGAAGGCCAAATCGTACGGGCTGGTCGAACTCGACGGGAATCGCGTCGTCGACTTCCAGGAGAAACCCGACGACCCCAAGAGCACGCTCGTCTCGATCGCCTGCTACGCGTTCCCGAGCGAGCACCTCTCGTTGCTCCCGACGTACCTCGAAGACGGCAACAACCCGGACGAACCCGGTTGGTTCGTCCAGTGGCTCCAGGACCGCGAGCCGACCCACGCCTACACGTTCGAGGGCGCCTGGTTCGACATCGGCACCCCCGAGAGCTACCTCGACGCCGTCGGCTGGCACTTAGACGGCGACTCGCTCGTCGCCGAGAGCGCCACCCTCGACGGCGCGTCCATCGGCGAGAACGTCCACGTCATGGAGGGGGCGACCATCGAGGAGAGCAACCTCGATCACGCCGTCATCTTCCCCGACGCCACCGTCCGGAACGGCGACATCCGCCGGTCGATCATCGACGAGGGGACCCACCTCGAGAACCTCGACCTCGCGGGCGCGCTCATCGGCGCGCACACGACGATCAGAAACGGCACGCCCGAGTGA
- a CDS encoding diphthine--ammonia ligase, whose amino-acid sequence MTASDDGAWVSLFSGGKDSAWALYRAVERGLDVRRLVTVHPAGDSYMYHVPATDLTALAAESVGIPLVDVEPEDFDADAATDSGAQGDAELEPLEAALRDLDAELDGGVAGVIAGAVESEYQTGRIEGMCERLGCDLFAPLWREDPRELATAMLEAGFEIVIVQVAAYGLDESWLGRTIDEAALADLEDLHEEYGVHLLGEGGEFETLVVDGPQMDRRIDLEYETEWDGTRGRLRITDARLA is encoded by the coding sequence ATGACCGCGAGCGACGACGGCGCGTGGGTCTCGCTGTTCTCCGGCGGCAAGGACTCCGCGTGGGCGCTCTACCGCGCCGTAGAGCGTGGCCTCGACGTCCGCCGACTCGTCACCGTCCACCCGGCGGGTGACTCCTACATGTACCACGTCCCGGCGACCGACCTGACGGCGCTGGCGGCCGAGAGCGTCGGCATCCCGCTCGTCGACGTCGAACCCGAGGACTTCGACGCCGACGCCGCGACCGACTCGGGCGCACAGGGCGACGCCGAACTCGAACCGCTTGAGGCCGCGCTTCGGGACCTCGACGCCGAACTCGACGGCGGGGTCGCCGGCGTCATCGCGGGGGCCGTCGAGAGCGAGTACCAGACGGGCCGCATCGAGGGGATGTGCGAGCGTCTCGGCTGTGACCTGTTCGCGCCGCTCTGGCGGGAGGACCCCCGGGAACTCGCGACGGCGATGCTAGAGGCCGGTTTCGAGATCGTGATCGTGCAGGTCGCCGCCTACGGCCTCGACGAGTCGTGGCTCGGCCGGACGATCGACGAGGCGGCGCTGGCCGACCTCGAAGACCTGCACGAGGAGTACGGCGTCCACCTGCTGGGGGAGGGCGGGGAGTTCGAGACGCTGGTGGTCGACGGCCCGCAGATGGACCGGCGGATCGATCTGGAGTACGAGACCGAGTGGGACGGCACGAGGGGACGACTGCGGATCACGGACGCTCGGCTGGCGTGA
- a CDS encoding DUF373 family protein, whose amino-acid sequence MTTLVVCLDRTDDVGRKTGLRSPIVGWEAVRALVTDVGLADPEDSGVNSLLESLRVAQSLRDDDEETVVAVVSGDRDSMVSADRAVAHQLDELIAEYDPDSAVVVIDSAEDERLVPIVESRVRVDAVDRVVVRQARDIESTYYLLKQFLADEELRQTVLVPIGLALLVFPMLAMRFGAAEGAAAITTVIGVFLLYKGFNVDDVVTALARRARESLYTGQVSVVTYVVAVGLTLVGLFFGALGASSLDDPQGVVVPAMQFAFEGIPWLTTAALTASAGRLLDELIREEEIRSSYLNLPFVVVSVGLVVRGFSAYFLETQDVIGPLIVPGLNFGWRSFDAFTLNPGERLAMYVLGAIFLSVVGVRIAASFSGASLDEPEFEGSERARRDRERRADPERTDGGPRTGDGDDPQSGRDQ is encoded by the coding sequence GTGACAACGCTGGTCGTCTGCCTCGACCGGACCGACGACGTGGGCCGCAAGACCGGCCTGCGCTCGCCGATCGTCGGCTGGGAGGCAGTCCGCGCGCTCGTGACCGACGTCGGCCTCGCCGACCCCGAGGACTCGGGGGTGAACTCGCTGCTCGAATCGCTGCGAGTCGCCCAGAGCCTGCGCGACGACGACGAGGAGACCGTCGTCGCGGTCGTCTCCGGCGACCGGGACTCGATGGTCTCGGCGGACCGCGCCGTCGCCCACCAGCTCGACGAACTGATCGCCGAGTACGACCCCGACTCGGCCGTGGTCGTCATCGACAGCGCCGAGGACGAGCGGCTGGTCCCCATCGTCGAGAGCCGCGTCCGCGTCGACGCCGTCGACCGCGTCGTCGTCCGGCAGGCCCGGGACATCGAGTCGACGTACTACCTGCTCAAGCAGTTCCTCGCCGACGAGGAACTCCGCCAGACCGTACTCGTCCCCATCGGCCTCGCGCTGCTGGTCTTCCCGATGCTCGCGATGCGGTTTGGCGCCGCGGAAGGCGCCGCCGCGATCACGACCGTCATCGGCGTCTTCCTGCTCTACAAGGGGTTCAACGTCGACGACGTGGTCACCGCGCTCGCCCGGCGGGCCCGCGAGTCGCTCTACACCGGTCAGGTGTCGGTCGTCACCTACGTCGTCGCCGTGGGGCTGACCCTCGTCGGACTGTTCTTCGGCGCGCTCGGCGCGTCGAGCCTCGACGACCCGCAGGGGGTGGTCGTCCCGGCGATGCAGTTCGCCTTCGAGGGGATCCCGTGGCTGACGACCGCCGCGCTCACCGCCAGCGCCGGCCGCCTCCTCGACGAACTCATCCGCGAGGAGGAGATCCGGAGTTCGTACCTCAACCTCCCGTTCGTCGTCGTCTCGGTCGGCCTCGTCGTCCGGGGGTTCTCGGCGTACTTCCTCGAGACGCAGGACGTCATCGGGCCGCTGATCGTCCCGGGGCTCAACTTCGGCTGGCGCTCGTTCGACGCGTTCACCCTGAACCCGGGCGAGCGCCTCGCGATGTACGTCCTCGGGGCGATCTTCCTGAGCGTCGTCGGCGTCCGGATCGCCGCCTCGTTCAGCGGCGCGAGCCTCGACGAACCCGAGTTCGAGGGGAGCGAGCGCGCCCGGCGCGACCGCGAGCGGCGGGCCGACCCCGAGCGCACCGACGGCGGGCCGCGAACCGGCGACGGCGACGACCCGCAGTCCGGCCGCGACCAGTAA